AAAAGGCACTGCAAGAGCTGAGAAAGCAAGGAATACATAAATGCCATATTTTTGTAATGAAAGATAATGAAAAAGGGAAAAATTTTTGGTCTAAGATAGGTTTTCAAAAGCGGAATGATATAGAAGTGTTCTCAATAGATATTTAACAAAAAATAGACTGAATGTTATATAAAGTTACCTCAAATTTTCCACAAAACTGCGAACACATAATCGCTATTGACTGCCAATATGATTGTCTTTATAATATAATCTGCTTGCTAAAAAAGAGGCGGTGGATATAGCTCAGTTGGTTAGAGCGCCAGGTTGTGGCCCTGGAGGTCATGGGTTCGAGTCCCATTATCCACCCCATATATAAAATAAGTTGGGGTGTCGCCAAGCGGTAAGGCACAGGACTTTGACTCCTGCATTCCGGTGGTTCGAATCCACCCACCCCAGCCATTTTTGTTTTATACGATATTTTCAAGCGTTACAGGGAACAGTTAAAAAGTGTAAAATGGCAAACGAAAACCTCAAGTCCTGCAGCCAATTTTTAAGGCAAAATTGGGTGCAGGATTTTAAGAAGAATAATGCATACATTCTCTTGAAGAAGTCCACACCACCAATCGCAGAGTTTAAAAACTTTGCGAGAGGTGTTTTTTTTATGTCCAATAAGGTGTCTTTGAATTTATGCAGAGGAAACATATAAAAAATTTGGGTTGTTTGATTGGTTGAATGGGGTTTAAATTATAAAAGTCAGATTGTTCAAGAAATTTTCTCTGGATCAGTTCACCACAATCATTTCAGGTAATTTTTTCCTTAGGATTTATATTTGTTTTATCAGTGTATAATTAGAATGCAAGAAATAAAATAAGTGGTTTGATTTAACAACAGGAAACAATAAGAGGTAAATTTTTTTACTTTGACAAGACAAAAAAATACAAATATGGGTACAAAATATTGCAAAAAAAAACAATATTATGAATTGAAATTAAAAACAGCAGTTATAAATTATAATTAAAGGTTCTTAAATGAAATAGAACTAAAAAACGAAAGGATGAGGAGATATGGTCAAAAAATTACTAAAAAAGGGAAGGTACAAAAGAATCGTGATTAGTGCTATTGTGTTTTTTACATTACTCTTACTGAACCTTAGTGATGCATTTGCAGAAAATACAGTTACGTATGTTGAACTTCCAGTTAAAAAGGTAAGTCAGGCATATTCAAATTGGTGCTGGGCAGCAGGGTGTGAGTCGATATTGTACTATTGCAAAAACTATTTAGGTTTTGGGAGAGAGGCAACACAGTGGGATATAGTGAAATATATCTATGGAAGTTACGTAAATCAAGGCGCAACGCTTTCTGATATACAAAGAGCGCTCAGCTATTATGGTGTTGGTTCTTCGCGTATGTATCCTATAAGCGGTAATACAATAACCTACGGTCAAATATGTGAGCAGATAGTCAATTTAAGAAGTCCAATAGGAATAAATGTTGTTGTTGGTGCTGGTCATTTTGCAGTATTGTGTGGAATATGGCAATATTTTGATAATGGTAGTTTAAAAAATTTTGTATTGGTAATGGATCCAGCAGTTGGTTATATAAGAACTATACCTGATTCAGAATTGAGAGATAATGATTTTGATTGGGAATTAATAGATGCCATAAAAGTTTATAAGCCTTGATAAAAAGATGGAGAGGAGAGAAGAGACTATGAGAAGGTCCAGCATCTTTTTAATAATATTTGTCTTTATATTGGTATGTTTACTTAACATGACAGTATTAGTGTTTGCTAATTCAAATTCTATTATAAACCATAACGAAGAAGTTATGAAACTTAGAAGACAGCTTGCGGCTGAACACCATTTGAACGCTCTGCTTGAACTTCTAAATAGAGATAGTTCTTTTAAAATGAAATTGGATGAACTTACTGGCAACAAAGGTTCTTATGATTTCAAGAAGTTTAAATTGAGTGATGAGTATGAACTCTATAAATTGTTTGTATTTCCTTTAGAATCGAAATTAGCGTCTAACGGGCACACAAAAATTTTATACTTAAAAGAGGGTTTCAAAAATAAAATAGAAAATTTAAAATTAGAAACATTTGAAGATGCACTCAATACAGAATTTGTTCATAATATGTGGGCAAGAATAATCTTTTACGACGGAAAACCTGTTGGATACATGTTAATTGATTGGGATAAAAATTATAATG
This Caldicellulosiruptor changbaiensis DNA region includes the following protein-coding sequences:
- a CDS encoding papain-like cysteine protease family protein, which codes for MVKKLLKKGRYKRIVISAIVFFTLLLLNLSDAFAENTVTYVELPVKKVSQAYSNWCWAAGCESILYYCKNYLGFGREATQWDIVKYIYGSYVNQGATLSDIQRALSYYGVGSSRMYPISGNTITYGQICEQIVNLRSPIGINVVVGAGHFAVLCGIWQYFDNGSLKNFVLVMDPAVGYIRTIPDSELRDNDFDWELIDAIKVYKP